A region from the Hyla sarda isolate aHylSar1 unplaced genomic scaffold, aHylSar1.hap1 scaffold_18, whole genome shotgun sequence genome encodes:
- the LOC130313971 gene encoding olfactory receptor 5V1-like produces the protein MYSRDAIAQAASAFALALVAMALADDRLVVLECLELWRLNLAASALTEFSFLFFLYNLSFVDICFSSTVVPKILVNTLSKDKSISFLGCASQMYFSLALGATECITLAVMGYDRYVAICNPLRYQIIMNKKLCLCLAAFSWTVSFLNAIIHATFTFELPYCKSNHVNHFFCEMPPLFMLSCRDTLFNEVAVYISGGIIALCSFLLTIVSYFHIITTILKIHTSKGRYKAFSTCASHLTVVSLYYGTIVFMYLRPRHSYSPDRDRVISILYTVVTPMLNPIIYSIRNKDVTGTLKKKFIRKDKH, from the exons ATGTACTCACGG GACGCCATTGCACAAGCTGCCTCTGCTTTCGCTCTTGCCTTAGTTGCTATGGCGCTAGCGGATGACAGGCTGGTGGTGCTTGAGTGTCTAGAACTATGGCGTTTAAATCTTGCTGCATCGGCACTAACCGAA TTTTCCTTCCTTttctttcttta CAACCTCTCATTCGTTGACATCTGTTTCTCCTCCACCGTCGTGCCCAAAATACTTGTGAATACATTGTCTAAAGACAAAAGCATTTCCTTCTTAGGATGTGCCTCTCAGATGTATTTCTCCTTGGCACTGGGAGCTACAGAATGTATAACATTGGCAGTGATGGGCTACGACAGATATGTAGCCATCTGCAACCCTTTACGATATCAGATCATCATGAATAAAAAACTATGTTTATGCCTGGCAGCTTTTTCCTGGACTGTGAGCTTTCTGAATGCCATCATTCATGCTACCTTCACTTTTGAGTTGCCATACTGCAAGTCCAATCATGTTAACCATTTCTTTTGTGAAATGCCCCCACTTTTCATGCTCTCCTGTAGAGACACCTTATTCAATGAAGTGGCTGTATACATCTCAGGGGGAATAATTGCATTGTGCTCATTTTTGTTGACTATAGTTTCCTATTTTCACATAATTACCACCATCTTGAAGATTCATACCTCCAAAGGGAGGTACAAGGCATTCTCCACCTGTGCTTCACACCTTACTGTGGTTTCTCTCTACTATGGAACCATTGTGTTCATGTATTTGCGTCCCCGACACAGTTACTCACCAGATCGGGACAGAGTCATCTCTATACTTTACACAGTGGTGACTCCAATGTTGAATCCTATCATCTACAGTATAAGAAATAAGGATGTCACAggaactctaaaaaaaaaattcataagaaAAGATAAACATTGA